TATTGCCGGTAAAATAAAATTGGGCATAGTAAAAGCTTATCGCGCCGGCAATGGTAGTGATAGCGTAGACTTCCTGCCGGAAAACATAAGGAATCTCCTTAACAAACACATCCCGCAGGACACTTCCGCCAATTCCCGTAATAACGGCAACAGTGGTTACGATAAACAAAGTATTCAGGTTATGCTCAATAGCAAGATTGGCGCTTGTGGCAGTAAAGGCTCCCAAGCCAATGGCATCAAATATTTGAATCGTATGTTTAAATTTGTCCAGCCAACGATAGGTAAAACAAACACCAATTGTTGCAATGGCGCTAATGATGAAAAAAGTCGGATCGCGAAAAGTAAGGGGCGGTGTATTGCCTATAATCACATCGCGCATTATTCCGCCGCCAACAGCCGTGGTTACAGCCAGCACCAGTACTCCAAAAATATCAACCCGCTTTTGTATACCCGTCAGTGCTCCGGAAACGGCGAAAGCTACTATACCCATAATCTCAAATACATTCCAGGCTGTCATTTATTCATTACTCTCCCCAGTTTTTCACCCTCACCGGTGATACTTCTATATCATATTCTTCTTGACATATGACTGTTCTATTATACACAAAGAATCGGGGAAAATAAAGCAGGGAATCGATGGCGGTTAGCAGATGAAGGCGGATATTATTGCCAAATGTCTTCTTAAAAGCTTTCGTTTTTTTCCCGCAAACGCTGCAGCCCATACAGTATTATTTTCCCATGATCAAAGGCGATGCCGCCGGCATCTAAAAGAGTGCCTTTAACCCTTCCCTCCGGCTCATTAAAAAATTTAATGGTTGCGGTAAGTTCAATTTCCATGGACTTATTTTGAAGGGAAAGTCTTGCTAACTGCCACTGCCGGTTATTACCGCAGCCGCTTTCGATAATTTCTTCATCGACGTCAAACCACGCCGCCTTCGCAGCATCATCCCCCGCTTTTAGCTCCACGGCATTACTTGGAATCAACGCCATGTACACCACGCTAATGGTGCGGGTGCGGGGATCTCTTCCCACTTCTCCCATGGTATAAAGTTGTTCCATATA
This window of the Methylomusa anaerophila genome carries:
- a CDS encoding NUDIX domain-containing protein codes for the protein MGTEPKKNKHGLTEAEFLVRYDPGKFERPSVTVDALIFTVTDEDHEDHSQQKPPGKRISLLMIKRADHPCIGRWALPGGFVNMDENLDAAAARELEEETGVKNVYMEQLYTMGEVGRDPRTRTISVVYMALIPSNAVELKAGDDAAKAAWFDVDEEIIESGCGNNRQWQLARLSLQNKSMEIELTATIKFFNEPEGRVKGTLLDAGGIAFDHGKIILYGLQRLREKNESF
- a CDS encoding trimeric intracellular cation channel family protein yields the protein MTAWNVFEIMGIVAFAVSGALTGIQKRVDIFGVLVLAVTTAVGGGIMRDVIIGNTPPLTFRDPTFFIISAIATIGVCFTYRWLDKFKHTIQIFDAIGLGAFTATSANLAIEHNLNTLFIVTTVAVITGIGGSVLRDVFVKEIPYVFRQEVYAITTIAGAISFYYAQFYFTGNIPLYLCFCITTGLRICCIMYGINFPVIGVNSGGRT